In Juglans regia cultivar Chandler chromosome 5, Walnut 2.0, whole genome shotgun sequence, the following are encoded in one genomic region:
- the LOC108997807 gene encoding protein UPSTREAM OF FLC isoform X1, translating into MQVKKAGRKSLSLSIKESNQLCSSNRRRKRRRRMEAQGGEVRRIHIVYFLSHMGHVEHPHLIRVQHFNRNNGVYLRDVKRWLADLRGKDMPEAFAWSYKRRYKTGYVWQDLLDDDLITPISDIEYVLKGSEIVSASFDHHSHSENKASILKRQQQQQQPVEVHAEDQPRQRHSSKVASFEGHPETNTSTDFSSEINQESPLFGSDRSTLTNESLKLEAEMHQQGENLGDSSFCSTPPSKKNKMKSSNKKEKAEKASSSPSSFTKSKSYSSGASSMLRNLITCGAADTNDAALIMMNRADKNKSSFKPNVEAEIRKGERLGGSARVFGTTWNQQQQQENHQQKQQQQQQQHNTWKSYYDRGEDSQKKQSEFPKQKAISSTYKPMAWPNCSQCRKSFKPEKLHSHMKSCKGMKALVKTATVSTEKTPSQAKGSMASSHKESPYGYFLMNE; encoded by the exons ATGCAGGTGAAGAAGGCCGGGAGGAAAAGTTTAAGTTTGAGTATAAAGGAAAGCAATCAACTG TGCAGCAgcaatagaagaagaaaaagaagaagaagaatggaagCCCAAGGAGGAGAAGTGAGGCGCATACACATCGTTTACTTTCTGAGTCACATGGGTCATGTTGAGCATCCCCATCTTATTCGGGTTCAGCATTTCAACCGCAACAATGGCGTCTATCTACgag atgttAAAAGGTGGCTTGCGGATTTGAGAGGAAAAGACATGCCCGAAGCCTTCGCTTGGTCCTACAAAAg GAGGTACAAGACAGGTTATGTTTGGCAAGATTTGCTGGATGATGACCTTATCACTCCTATCTCAGACATTGAATATGTTCTCAAAGGTTCCGAGATTGTCTCTGCCTCTTTTG ATCATCATTCACACAGCGAAAACAAAGCTTCCATATTGAAaaggcagcagcagcagcagcagcctgTCGAAGTCCATGCGGAAGACCAACCCCGGCAGCGACATTCATCCAAAGTAGCATCATTTGAAGGGCACCCTGAAACCAATACCTCAACAGATTTCTCTTCTGAAATCAATCAAGAATCCCCTTTATTTGGCTCAGATAGGTCAACATTAACTAACGAGTCACTAAAGCTCGAAGCAGAGATGCATCAACAAGGTGAAAACCTCGGAGATTCTTCCTTTTGTTCCACACCACCGAGcaagaagaataaaatgaaGAGCAGCAACAAGAAGGAAAAAGCGGAAAAGGCATCTTCTTCTCCATCGTCATTTACAAAGAGTAAGAGCTATTCAAGTGGAGCTTCGAGTATGCTACGCAATTTGATTACTTGTGGTGCTGCGGATACCAATGATGCTGCGTTGATCATGATGAATAGAGCTGACAAAAACAAATCTTCCTTTAAGCCCAATGTTGAGGCTGAGATTCGTAAAGGAGAGAGATTGGGAGGGTCTGCAAGGGTTTTTGGGACTACTTGGAATCAACAACAGCAGCAAGAAAACCATCAACAAaaacaacagcagcagcagcagcagcacaaTACTTG GAAAAGCTATTATGATCGAGGAGAGGATTCACAGAAGAAGCAGAGTGAATTTCCTAAACAAAAAGCCATTTCAAGTACTTACAAACCAATGGCTTGGCCAAATTGCTC ACAATGCAGAAAGTCGTTCAAGCCAGAAAAATTGCATTCGCACATGAAGTCTTGTAAAGGAATGAAGGCTTTGGTAAAAACTGCAACAGTCTCTACTGAGAAGACCCCATCCCAAGCAAAAGGATCAATGGCATCTTCCCATAAGGAATCACCTTATGGCTATTTTTTGATGAATGAGTAG
- the LOC108997807 gene encoding protein UPSTREAM OF FLC isoform X2 yields the protein MQVKKAGRKSLSLSIKESNQLCSSNRRRKRRRRMEAQGGEVRRIHIVYFLSHMGHVEHPHLIRVQHFNRNNGVYLRDVKRWLADLRGKDMPEAFAWSYKRRYKTGYVWQDLLDDDLITPISDIEYVLKGSEIVSASFDHHSHSENKASILKRQQQQQQPVEVHAEDQPRQRHSSKVASFEGHPETNTSTDFSSEINQESPLFGSDRSTLTNESLKLEAEMHQQGENLGDSSFCSTPPSKKNKMKSSNKKEKAEKASSSPSSFTKSKSYSSGASSMLRNLITCGAADTNDAALIMMNRADKNKSSFKPNVEAEIRKGERLGGSARVFGTTWNQQQQQENHQQKQQQQQQQHNTWKSYYDRGEDSQKKQSEFPKQKAISSTYKPMAWPNCSVKG from the exons ATGCAGGTGAAGAAGGCCGGGAGGAAAAGTTTAAGTTTGAGTATAAAGGAAAGCAATCAACTG TGCAGCAgcaatagaagaagaaaaagaagaagaagaatggaagCCCAAGGAGGAGAAGTGAGGCGCATACACATCGTTTACTTTCTGAGTCACATGGGTCATGTTGAGCATCCCCATCTTATTCGGGTTCAGCATTTCAACCGCAACAATGGCGTCTATCTACgag atgttAAAAGGTGGCTTGCGGATTTGAGAGGAAAAGACATGCCCGAAGCCTTCGCTTGGTCCTACAAAAg GAGGTACAAGACAGGTTATGTTTGGCAAGATTTGCTGGATGATGACCTTATCACTCCTATCTCAGACATTGAATATGTTCTCAAAGGTTCCGAGATTGTCTCTGCCTCTTTTG ATCATCATTCACACAGCGAAAACAAAGCTTCCATATTGAAaaggcagcagcagcagcagcagcctgTCGAAGTCCATGCGGAAGACCAACCCCGGCAGCGACATTCATCCAAAGTAGCATCATTTGAAGGGCACCCTGAAACCAATACCTCAACAGATTTCTCTTCTGAAATCAATCAAGAATCCCCTTTATTTGGCTCAGATAGGTCAACATTAACTAACGAGTCACTAAAGCTCGAAGCAGAGATGCATCAACAAGGTGAAAACCTCGGAGATTCTTCCTTTTGTTCCACACCACCGAGcaagaagaataaaatgaaGAGCAGCAACAAGAAGGAAAAAGCGGAAAAGGCATCTTCTTCTCCATCGTCATTTACAAAGAGTAAGAGCTATTCAAGTGGAGCTTCGAGTATGCTACGCAATTTGATTACTTGTGGTGCTGCGGATACCAATGATGCTGCGTTGATCATGATGAATAGAGCTGACAAAAACAAATCTTCCTTTAAGCCCAATGTTGAGGCTGAGATTCGTAAAGGAGAGAGATTGGGAGGGTCTGCAAGGGTTTTTGGGACTACTTGGAATCAACAACAGCAGCAAGAAAACCATCAACAAaaacaacagcagcagcagcagcagcacaaTACTTG GAAAAGCTATTATGATCGAGGAGAGGATTCACAGAAGAAGCAGAGTGAATTTCCTAAACAAAAAGCCATTTCAAGTACTTACAAACCAATGGCTTGGCCAAATTGCTC GGTTAAAGGGTAA